From the genome of Papaver somniferum cultivar HN1 chromosome 2, ASM357369v1, whole genome shotgun sequence, one region includes:
- the LOC113352938 gene encoding high mobility group B protein 9-like — MFGKSSMSSSETETEALSGGGGRERENGVHEDKHYLVPLATHEEIVKNRSVFMETFRHFHSLIGTKIMVPVIGGKELDLHILYVEVTKRGGFEKVVIEKKWRDVGIIFNFPQTATSASYVLRKHYASLLYHYEQVYFFKLQCSPSSVAMPVIKSLTYRHTAGGGVRCDDLVATSSQSMQIQPYQTPSNKTKSSSALQSKSPKNLPVIGTIDGKFDCGYLVSVKLGDEILRGVLYHPPAFESTSTVPTSESAIVPYDPNLRRKRRRRRYGDPDRPKPNRSGYNFFFSEKHSKLKIVYPNREREFTKMIGESWSNLSQEDRMVYQKIGLQDKERYKREMEEYKEKLKLNFTSQGSWKN, encoded by the exons atGTTTGGAAAATCATCCATGTCTTCATCCGAAACTGAAACTGAAGCATTAtctggaggaggaggaagagaaagagaaaatggGGTTCATGAGGATAAACATTATCTTGTGCCACTTGCAACTCATGAAGAAATTGTTAAGAATCGtagtgttttcatggaaacttTTAGACATTTTCATTCTTTAATTGGTACCAAAATCAT GGTTCCTGTAATTGGAGGTAAAGAGCTTGATTTGCATATCCTGTACGTGGAAGTTACTAAAAGAGGTGGTTTTGAAAAG gtTGTGATAGAGAAAAAATGGAGGGATGTGGGCATAATTTTCAACTTCCCACAAACAGCAACCAGTGCTTCTTATGTTTTGAGGAAACACTATGCATCCCTTCTGTATCATTATGAACAAGTTTACTTTTTTAAGCTTCAATGCAGCCCTTCATCAG TGGCAATGCCAGTTATTAAGAGTTTAACATACAGACATACTGCTGGTGGTGGTGTAAGATGTGATGATTTGGTAGCAACTTCTTCTCAGTCCATGCAAATACAGCCATACCAAACACCTAGTAACAAGACAAAATCAAGTTCAGCTTTACAATCTAAAA gtcCCAAAAATTTGCCGGTGATTGGAACGATTGATGGGAAATTCGACTGCGGATATTTGGTTTCTGTGAAATTGGGTGATGAGATTCTACGTGGAGTTTTATACCATCCACCTGCATTTGAATCGACTTCGACGGTTCCAACTAGTGAAAGTGCTATTGTTCCATATGATCCTAATCTTCGTAGGAAGAGGAGGCGACGAAGATATGGAGACCCGGATCGTCCGAAACCAAACAGGAGTGGTtataatttcttcttctctgagaAGCATTCGAAGCTTAAAATAGTGTATCCTAATAGAGAAAGAGAGTTTACTAAAATGATTGGCGAGTCTTGGAGTAATCTCAGTCaagaagatagaatg GTTTACCAGAAAATTGGGTTGCAAGATAAAGAGAGGTACAAAAGGGAGATGGAGGAATACAAGGAGAAATTGAAGCTGAATTTTACTTCACAAGGGAGTTGGAAGAATTGA